The genome window ACCACCCAACCCTACATCAAGAACTACCAACTGATGTTTGATCCAGATGGCTTTTACCAAGGGCACACTATTTACTGGGGACAACCCGGTCCGCATCAGTATTTCGACTACATGACCTCCTACGGCATCATGGGAAACATTGCCACTATGAATATGCTGACAGGAGGCAACTTCTCTAGTTGGATCACGAGAAATAAGCAGTGGATCAATAACTTCGTCCCACCAGGTACCCAATATGATGGGGTGGCCGGCGCTGCAGACCTTGGAGGATTCTGGACTGGTATAGCAATGGCACGACCAGTGCCGAGTGTCACGATTGCTGCTGTAGCTCGTCCGGCAGAGTACGCTTTTCTCTACGACGCCGGTAACTTCGATGCTTGGCACTTTACTTTTCCTTCAATTGCCCCGCAAGGTATCGGCTGGTGTGGTGCCTTTACAGACAACAATGGTAATCCATATACCTGGACGTTCTTCGGGCCGAATCCGCTGCATAATGGAAAGTCAGTGAACACCTGCAATATCAACAATCCGAATACACGCGATTTTGAGCAGGGACTTGCTAACGTCTCGTTCCTAGACGGACATGCCAAAGCCTTAAAAGGCCCCTCGCTGCTTCGCCTCACCCCAGATAAAACCCATCTCTACTACTTCACTCTCACTCAGTAGAGAATGACCGGTTCAAATAGGAGCGAGCGATGAAGAAACAGTTAAGTCCTCTTGTGGCGGTGGTTCTTATTGTGCTTGCGGTTTTGATCGCGGCAGGGGCCCTCTTCTACTTTCTTCGCACGCCTTCAGGCCCCGACAACTCTTACATGGCGCGCGAGCACCTGCCGCCACGACGGCCTCCGATTGCGGGTGGAGGCGGTAGATAACCGTGGGAGGACCTGCGTGGGGGGACCGAAAAAGTTTTCGGTCCCCCCATTCGTACGTTTGCTTATTTGGGTAACTACGATACGACCGCCTACTATGTGAGCCCCTCCTACATTAGATGGAGTGCCGGCTCTCGACGCAAGCTCCGCCTCTATCGCCGAACGGGGAAAAGGAATAAGCGCCTCAACGTTTGCCATTTTCCTATCTATTATCACTGCCGCTGCCGACTTTGGGCTAATGTTCCGTCCGAGATACATTCTCGCTGCCTTTCTTGACATTTTACTGATTGCCGAGTATACTTTAAAGTCGGCAAGGGTCGTTAGCTCAGTTGGTAGAGCAGCTGACTCTTAATCAGCGGGCCACAGGTTCGAGTCCTGTACGACCCATTGTTATGTGAGTGGCTTGAAAAAAATAGGCGATTGACGACCTCATAGCATTGCGGAAGTCCCTTGCGCTGAAATTGGCACCGGATCCACGGCGTTGGTGAGGCTCGCACCAAACAATCCCCATGCCCTGTACTGCAGAGCGCAAGAAGGAGATGGAACCTTTCCATCTTCTTTTCGAAAAGCATTTCGCCAAGGCCTCACTCACCTCGTTAGGAGTTGGCTTAGATATCGAAGGCAAG of Chthonomonas calidirosea T49 contains these proteins:
- a CDS encoding type II secretion system protein; translation: MKQMFSHRHVRTKDAVRGFTLIELLVVIAIIAILAAILFPVFAQAREQARKTVCLSNVKQLNTGVQMYIQDYDETIPLLCGSNPGDNSTGYSFVTWQDTTQPYIKNYQLMFDPDGFYQGHTIYWGQPGPHQYFDYMTSYGIMGNIATMNMLTGGNFSSWITRNKQWINNFVPPGTQYDGVAGAADLGGFWTGIAMARPVPSVTIAAVARPAEYAFLYDAGNFDAWHFTFPSIAPQGIGWCGAFTDNNGNPYTWTFFGPNPLHNGKSVNTCNINNPNTRDFEQGLANVSFLDGHAKALKGPSLLRLTPDKTHLYYFTLTQ
- a CDS encoding archaellin/type IV pilin N-terminal domain-containing protein — its product is MKKQLSPLVAVVLIVLAVLIAAGALFYFLRTPSGPDNSYMAREHLPPRRPPIAGGGGR